The genome window TCTTTTCATAATTTATAATATGATTAGTTTGATAGATTAAAGATTCAGAGTAAACTTTAATTCGAAAATTGTATTTACTCAAAATGCAACTGAGTTGCAAAAAGACTTGTCGAAAATTCGCAACTTTTTATCCTTGAAATTATAGTATATCTATCAAGAGGTCTTCAATGTCCAAAAAAGTTTCCAAGCTTCCCGTTACAGTTCTCTCTGGATTCTTAGGAGCTGGTAAAACAACTCTACTCAATCATATTCTAAACAATCGTGAAGGCAAAAAAGTTGCAGTAATTGTAAATGACATGAGCGAAGTGAATATCGATTCCGCACTTGTGCAAAAAGGTGGTGCCGCTTTATCCAGAACGGAAGAAAAACTGGTTGAGATGTCAAATGGATGCATATGTTGTACTTTACGTGAAGATCTACTATTGGAAGTGAAGGATCTAGCTAAACAAGGTAGATTTGATTATCTACTGATTGAATCGACGGGAATATCGGAACCTCTTCCGATCGCAGAAACATTTACTTTCGAAGATGAGAATGGTGAGAGTCTATCGCAATTTGCAAGTTTGGATACAATGGTTACAGTTGTTGATGCAAAAAATTTCCTAAAAGATTATAAATCTCTAGAACTTCTGAGCGATCGTAAAATGGCTGCGGGCGAAGACGACGAAAGATCAATCGTTGATCTTCTTGTTGATCAGATAGAATTTTGTGATACAATACTTGTAAACAAAACTGATTTAATTTCAGATTCGGAAAAAAATGATCTAACAGGAATTATACAAAGTCTCAATCCAGATGCTGAAATTATTTTTACAGACCACAGCAAAGTTAGCCTGGACAAGGTTTTAAACACAGGAAAATTCAATTTCGAAAAGGCATCTCAATCTCCGGGCTGGCTAAAAGAACTAAGAGGCGAGCATACTCCAGAAACAGAAGAATATGGGATTTCGAGTTTTGTTTTTCGATCCAGACGACCATTTCATCCACTTAGATTCTATGATTGGCTAGTTCTAGAAAAGCCTTGGATGGTTCGAGCGAAGGGATTTTTCTGGGTTGCGACAATGTTTGATCACGCTTTCATGCTATCACAAGCAGGGCAATTGTGTAACTATGATGCTGTGGGCTATTGGTGGGCAGCTGTTCCAAAAAAAGATTGGAATCAGGATCTAGAAGGAATCGAATCGATTAAGGAATCATGGGAAGAACCTTACGGAGATCGAAGACAAGAATTAGTTATCATTGGAAAAAAAATGAATCAAGAAAGAATTATTGAGACTTTAGAGGAGTGCTTGCTCACAGACGAAGAACTTACTCAAGGTCCCGAAGTATGGAGTCTATATGATGATCCTTTTTCACAACAAATTGAAATGACAGAAATGTCTGCTTGATCAGATAACATCGGTTGTTGTTCATTGTATTATGGTAACGACAACCGTATCAGCAATCTTTAAAATTCCTCTTCCTGAACTTTTTCAAAAATTAACTAATTTTGAAAATATGGTTGAATACAATTCTTCTGTCAAATCCTCTCGTTTAGTTTCCTCATCAAGTGAACTTCCTCGCTACGCAATAGATATTGATATGGGGATAAAGAGATTTCAGTCAGAATATATAATTACTGAATTCATTGAGAACCAGAAAATAATTGCCTATTGTGAAACCAATGATCTCAGATTTGAGGATACATATATTTTCGAAGAAAAGGAAAATGGAACTTACTTTGAGATCACTGATCGAACTTCCTTGAAAGGGCTTCTTTCTTTAAGTGAAATTATTTTGAGACCTATCATGAAAAACCAAATGGAAGCAAACTTAAGAAAACTAATAGAAATCATCGAAAAAGGCAAATAGAGAGAGCAATTTTTTGAATTGACTTTCCAATTAGATATAATCGATTATATCTATGATTTCTCGAACAAGTTTTTTTATAATAATTCTTTCTGCTTCACTATTACTTTCCTTCAATCTAGACATTTCTGCTCAGGAGAATGAATCGATCAAGAATTCTCCGGATTCGAGAGACCGATTTGTCTGTATCAAAATTGCGACAACCGTCGATGGTCAAGAATATGATAAAACATTAAAATGTGAAACTAACGATGCAATTTGTTATGTTATGGAAGGTTTCTCTTTTAGTTGCATCCCAAAAATCAAAAATTCAATTGAACAGAACAAATAAGGATTCTGTTGCTTAATTGAGAACATATCTGCTAACTTCTGATTGCCATCTCTCTTTCATGAGTTTCAATCTTAATGTTAAGATCTTGAACTAATTGAGATAGATTTTGCGAAGATACAGAAATTCCATTGATCGTAGTTGCTAAGACATTTGAAAAGTCACCAATTTCGGACATAGATCTAGAAATTATTTCTGTCTGAGATCTTGATTCCTCAGTGGAATTCTTAATCTCTCTAGATAGTTCCATTACCAAATCTACACCCTGCTTCAATTGTTCGCTTGCCATCGTTTGGGATTCCGCTTGATTATTAAGATAAGCAACCAACTCACGTATTGATCGAATCGCATTTGCTACTTCGGTATACTCTTCAACAGCTGTATCTACTTGATCACTTCCGAGTAAAATCTCTTCATTGCTTTTCTTTATAAGAACATCTATTCCTTTTATACTGGCACTTGTTCTTTCCGCTAAGTTGGATATTTCATCGGCAACAACAGTGAATCCGCGTCCCGCTTCTCCAGCTCTAGCTGCTTCAATTGCTGCATTGAGGGCTAACATATTTACTTTGCTCGAAATCTCATTAATGATTTTTAGAATTTTGTTCATCTCTTGAAAACTCAAGCGAATGGATTTCATACTATCTTTCATGAACGTAATTTTTTTCTCGGCGATCTGATTACGTTCAATCATTTTGTCAATTTTATCCAGAATATTATTGGTCTCATTCGAAATTAAATCATTAGAAGTTGTTATCTGATTCACATCGGATCTTGATTCTTTCATTCGTGATTCTTGATTAATAGATTTATCTGTTATAGAATTTACTCCAGCTTCCAACTCTTCAATACTCGCTACAATTTCTTCAACAGTGGAAACTTGATGAGATGCCTGTTCCGATACGGAAGACACAGTATTAGCGAGATTCTGAGATACGGATAGAACTTCTCTTGAATTTTCTTTAATATTCTTTTTTATAAAATCATTTAGATCCGAAGCTCTTTGTACTTCGAGTTGGATTAGATGAGAATTTTTTCTAAAAATTCGAATTGTTAGTACACCAACAGAATAAATCATTATAAGACCTAAAAGACTATCATAATACTGCAATTTAAAGCTATCTTGAAATTCAGGAAGTACAATGTTACGACAATAAAAATAAAGGCTTGTTGAAGTTGAAACTAGCATTAGCGATGCGACAGATAAAAGCCGAACACCAGCAAATAATGTACATAATGATAGAATTGAAAATGAGAAAAACATATAAGTTGATAAAGCTTGAATAGGGGACACAAAGATTTTGGAAATCATTCCACCCATAATTGCAAGAATCTGAACGACTATGAAAACTATGCTCGCGGTATTGTATCTATTCTTATAAAGAAGGTATAAACTCACCTGAAGTCCTGCAAAAGCAGGAACAATTATAAACATAGTCTTTGCAGCTAATTCTGGTAAAACGATTAAGAGAATTAAATTTCCCCAGAACATAACATTCGAAAACACTATCTGTAAAATTAAAAGATACTTAGCTCTTGCACGACTCAGATAATCAAGATGCTGGTAAGGAGCAAGAATATGGGAAGAAAATTTAGAATAAAGACTCATCTTAGAAAACTATTGGATTCAAATCGATAACAGAATCAAGGAGTTTTCCAAATCCATACCCTTTCTTCAGGATGAGATAACAATTCTAGATTCCACTTTATTGACATCCATTCCATAGTTTTTTCATGAAAGAAAGAAACATGCGTATCATCTCTTGCATAGAACCATTCGGAGAAATTTTCTGACCCGTGCATTCTGTTCCAAGGAAGTGTCATGATAGAAAGTATACTTTTTGGCTTTAAAAGACTTAGAATTTTAGGAATTTCTATTCCTGGGTTATAAAAATGTTCCCACACTTCTGTACAAAAAAGAAAATCAAATTTTATTTTTGGAAAAATTGGAAAATAATTTGGGTCGTAATCATGCATTTCGTATCCATGATTAGATAAAATTTTTGATAAGGCTGGTCCAGGTCCGCAACCATAATCTAATCCAATCTTTTTTCCATCTAAAAATGGCAAAGTTGGTAGAATGGATCGATTCAAAAATTGTATATATCCAAAATTTTCGTAACTATTCTCATGCTTTTCATAACGCCTTTTCTCAGTTTCTTGATCTAGATGGTAGAATGAAGATACGAAAATTAATTCACATTTATCACAATGGTAGTATTCCCTATTTATAGGTTGTCTTGAATACAGTTCAATTCCGTTCGTATTGTAACAAAGTGGACATTTAACTTTGCTTGGATTTTGATTCACTCGCTATAATCTGGTTCCTTATACAAAAACTGAATGGATCCAATTTGAAATTGATGAACAAAATCTTCATCCAATAAGGAATTGGTAATTGCAATTTTCATTGGAATACTTTTCCCATCAACCAAAGTATAATTTTCGTAGTGAATTACACCTCTATAAGAATCAAAAACATCTCTGTAAGTAAACTGAATAAATTCAATCGCTCCAGTATCCTTTCTGGTATAGGAAATATATTGATCATGGTTTTCCGAAATTTCAAAACTTCCATTGGTCGCAAATATTTCGTGATAAAAATGATCTCCAAGTCCAATCTCCCCTAAGTAAGCAAGACTTTCATATTTATGCAACATAGTTGGTAGCAAGAGATATAGGCGTAGAGATTCCAAATATACTTTTACTTCAGAATCTTTTATAAATACCTTACCGGAAGCATCTTCAATAACAAAAGGCTCCCCATTCTCTAAACCATATATTTTACCTCTTTGACTTCCATCCGTGAAGGTAATATCCATATTTGTATTGTTAAGCGATAACCTAACCTTCATAGCTTGTACAGGTTCAGGAACAGGAGTAAAGAATCTAACAAGAGACGAATTCCAGTAGTCTACCATGTAGAATTCAAGTGCTTCAACTTTTGACCATTTTAATGGAGAAAGAGAAGGATCAATCGGATCGGATAATAGATCTCTTGCTTTCTTTTGAATATCTGCTGGAACATCACCATTTATTAGCAGATCCGTCCTCAGATCAGCTATCGCACAGGAAATTTGAAGAAAAGTAATAAATAAAAATAAAGGCAATCGACCCATGTTTCCAAGTTTAATCTCTAAGATTAGTAATGGTCAACTGGTTTCCTCAAATGGAATTGGTTTTTTATTATTTTCTGCTAAAAAAAATTCCTGACCTTTTTTCAAAGGTCAGGAGTGGTTTGGATCCAAAGGCATCTTCAGATTCAAAACCAATCAAAGTCAAATCATTAGCATTAGAGTGAAGTGTTGGGAAATACTGTATTTTCTTTTACAGAGCCAACTTCTTCGAACAATTTAGCAGAGTTTTGCAATGCTGCCCTATTTTCCGTAAGCTTACCTTCTCCGCAGACAGCGATCTGAGCCGCAGTAATTGTGGTGCCGGTAGCCGTTGATAATCCTGACGCAAGAAGAGCCTTCGGAAAAGCACGAGTTGCCTCTGATCCTCCGTATACACATACAGATAGTAATTGTGTCTCACCACCATTTCCAGACGTTACTTGAAGATCCGGTAGTTTTCCACCACCTAGCGCAACTGAGATCGGAAACTTGGATCTGAGAGTTCGATTGCAAGCGATCGCATCTGTAGATGAACCACCACTTGCACTTATCTGTCCTGCATATAGGGAAGCCGCAGTTCCCGACGGACTAAGTGCATAGGAAATTTCTCTAGCCGAAGTTAGTTCCGATTGACTGTCATTTGGTAGTTCAACTGAAATTCCTCTATTCATGCCAAGTTGTTCACAATTATCCACGGGTGTTGCACTGAGATTGATGCCTGCCGCATACGATTCTGCAGAAAGAACAAATTTTTGATTGTTCTTATTGATCGGCATCAAAGCACCAAAACCTAGACCGACTAGTGATCCGAATTTTGGATAAGCTTTTTCCGGAAGTATACTTATCGTTCTATCAATGGAAGTTGTAACTGGGTTGGGGTTTGGTTGGTTGTAGACTCCAGTAACCAGAGAAACTGGGACTGTATTTGGAAGACCTTTAAAGGCCGCTGCTTGTACATTTGGTAAAAGTTTTACTCCTGGCTTGCGACAAGCAGGTTCGTTGGCTATGACAGCAACCGAATCAGATTGGCTTTTTATATCAGCTTCACGATTAGCTGTTGTTAAACCAGCAATGCTACAATTGGCTCTTGGGATCTTGGCACAAGCTAGAGTTCCTGTTCCATCTGTTCTATCAACAACACCAAACGATGCAGCAAGTGTCGTGGTTATGGCTGCACAATTTGTTACATAATTCACAAATGAATTACAGCTCACTGGGTTTCCGCTCGCTGCAATTAATGAAACCACTGTTGCTCCTGCTCCCGTTGGAAAAGCAGCTGCGGCACCGGCATTATCACTCACAGCTAAGTGTCCAATGAAAAGAAAGTAGTCTCGAAAAGTTTTTGTCCATACAAGGGCGGCATTTCTTTTGGCATCTGTCCAAGTATCGCCACCTGTTCCAAAGAATGCATCGTATTTTAGGTTGTAAGGAACATCAGAATAGCTAGCAAAGCCTTGTGCTGAAATTGATGAACCAGTAACCGCCTCGTATTGCGTCTGTCCAAATGTGTCAATTCCACCATTGAAGGTAGCATTGGTATAGACTCCCGATGCGGTCCCAGCTTGGGTAACTGCAGTTTGAACAATGGCTCCGTATCTAAGTCCTGCATGATTGATAGAAATTGCACAGCTACCTGATGCAAGTCCTCTAATTTGTGAAGCAACTAAGCCCGCAAGTAATGCATCATCTTCAACTTTTTCTGGATGACAATTGATTGCAAGAGTTGCTAACGCTGATACTGCGATTGTTTTAATAATATATGATTTAAAGTTCATTAGTCGTAATTCCTCCTATATGAAATTAGATTTCGATTTTGTAACCGACGCGATAAGTCTGACCGCCAATAACAACTGGATAAGCAGGATATGGAGACAAAGCGGCAGCTCCACCGGCAGATTTTGTTCCAGCGCTTCCCAAGGCAGCAGATAATATGGTTTCCAGTTCGAAGAAAAGATGACCACTATTTGTAACTTGAGTCTGTGCACCTACAATCCAGTTAAGTCCGAATCCATTGACATTGAATTTTGCATTTTCGTTTATGATTGAAGGGGAAGGTGCATCACTCAAAAATGATCCGCCAGGTCCTGCAATGCCAGGGAAAGCAGCAGCCAATGTATCACCATCGACTGTACCTGAGACTGACCATCCACCTCGGAAGTAGTTCACGCCAGCTCCAACATAAAATGCCGTATCTTTCTTTTCGTTATACAGTTTGATTCCGATATAGGCAGGAATTGTCCAAGCTTTGTAGTCCCATTCTTGTTCCAGCCATCTATAACCTGCAACAGTCGAGGTTGTATAACCTCCTGCAACTTTTTGCGTATAGTTTACATTGATTCTCCAGAATAAGCTTTCTATATTGAATAGACCTTCTGATTCATAACCAACATTTAGATTGAGACCAACCATTGCCCCGTTAGTCTTTACACCTATTGCTCCTAAGCTTGTATCGTTGAGAGCTACTAGTGTATTCTCAGAATAAATCGCCTTCTGTGTTCCACCTGCGATGTCTCCATTAGCAGATCTTACAGGTCTTGCGGAATCCAATCCATCCTTCGTGATAGTTCCACCAAGTTGACCCAAATCTAATTGTGTTCCAATACCAAACATCAGGTATGAACGTGGACCCTTTTTAGCATCCTCTGCAGAAATTGCTGTAACTAGCAAAACGCAAATCGCCAAAAAGATGTTAGTAATCTTTTTAAACATTCAATGTCTCCTCAAGAGTAATCTTTTTGTTATTCGAGAAATCAAAATCGCAGCCTATGATTTCTCTAGGCTTTTAGTCATAACAAATATTATATTAAAATGTCAAATAAAAAACATTTTAACCGCAAAATAACTGCTTTGTGCCACGTACAATCAAGAGTTATATGATATCATTGCACAACTGATCATAGTTTTTGCGATGCGAACGAAAAAATGATCCAATAGGTTGATATCTGATCCTAAAAAGTATGCATGTATAGCATCGAGAAGACGGTAAGTTGCGTTAGATGAATTAAAAAAAGGCTACGACAAATGATTCCATTCATCGTAGCAAAGATCACACTCGTCACAATTGATATTTCAATAGTCAATTGTCAAGCAAAATCTCTGCTAGGTGGTATATAAAATAAAAAAAATGCCTCCCTGATTAGGAGGCAAGTTTGATTGGAGGATGAATAAAATTAGAGCAGGTTTTTATTCCATAGAAATTATTTCTATTGGTCCAAGAATTCCTGTGGACATGAGTTGAACATTTCTTCTCGAAAACTGAGAATAATGAGGATCACCAGATTTTCCTTTACCAATCTTTGAATTGTAAAGAGGACTAAATGCTTTAATTTGAATTCTATTCTTACCCACTTTCAAAAAATCTGTAATATCGATATTATATGGTGGAACGAAGTAAAATCCCACCTGTTTATCATTAACGGACAGCTCAAGTGAGTGGAAAAATCCAGAAATTTTTATAAATTTCTTTAGGAGATCATTATTCTGAAGATTAAATATAGCAGAATAATCGCCAACGCTACTGTATTTTGTTTCATTCCTCTCGGACCAATCGAAAAGTTCCGATCGCAAGAAATTTTTTCCTTCAATATTTATATCCCAAACTTGAATAGTTTCTGATCTCAATTGAGTCAATGAGTTAACATAATTAGGATATGTTTTGTTTTCTAATTTATTCTTAGAGAAAAGTATGAACCTTGATCCATAACCTTCGATTGAGATTCCTTCTTGTAGTTGAGTCAATGTTAACTTTCGAATCGTTCCATCCAGAACATTTAGGAGAAAAATTGCTTGTATTCTTTCATCATAGTTTACTCTTAATTTGGATTCATTTTTTGATTTATTCGCATAGAAGCTAAGCACTGATCCATCTTGCATCAGGCGCTTAGATGATTGAATATTTGGGCTACTTGCTACAAATGATCCAATTTTATCAGAACCTTTAATGATAAGATCTTTAATACTCAGATTTTTTAATAGCCTTACTTCACCATTAGAAATTGCTGTATTCAATAAATTTTGAATCTTTTTGTCATTAATAACGTAATTAAGGTAACCAGGTTGCTTGGTCGGTATTTTATCCAGAAAAATAATTCTCGCTCCGCTTTTTCCTAGATTTACTAGTTTTTCTGCAACTTCAATAGGGATATGTGGCACGTCTGCTACAATGATCTGCGATACCTTGTTTCCCCGAATTTCAATTTCACCACCTATGAATTTAGCTTCAAGAATTGAATCATTGTTTACCCATGACCATTCTATTCCTTGATCATGGAATACTTGTAAATGTTTGTATATAAGATGAAGCCATTTACTGCTTTCTGAAGTTTTGCTTGAATCACTTATGAAAGGAATCCCTGGAGGCAATTCAATTGTTTCCGGCTCTAAATTATCCAGATAACCTCCTCGCAAATGTTCATTGGGATCAGAAACCCCTTGTTGATAGCCAATTCCTAAAAAAGGAAAATATACCAATGTAGATTTTTTAGGTTTTCCAGATTGAAGTGCATACTGAACTCTTTTAACATATTTATTAATATGAGTCATGGCATTCCAAATTTGATTTGTTTTACGATAGTCAAATGAAAAACCAAACATAGGTGAATAAGGTGAAGACCAGGGAAACCAACCTTCCTCACCAAAATCTTCGTTTTGATACAAATATGCTGATCCATGATAGATTGTATGGTTTATTCCATTTGCAAAGGCTTTGTCAAGTGCAACTTTTACTTTCAGGGGACTACTCATATAATCTCTACCTATAAAAACAATCGATTCACAACTTGTAAGAGGTTTATTATATAAAAATGAACCCGACGATACCAGCTTTAAGAAGGAATATGAGAATTCTCCATATAGATGCTCTGCTTCAGGTATATCAATATATTTGGCGGCTTTCATTGTATCCATAGGAAGACCGTAGCCTTGAGAGCGGTGCACTAAACCACGTTTGCTCATCCATTCTTTACTTGTTTTTAAAAATCTCTCTTCTAATAATTCAGAGATAGTTAAATCGTAGTCATAAACAATTCTAGAATCTTCCTGATCAAAAATAAATTCAGGTTTACTTTGAATAGCCAGGATATGGCCATAGCCATGGTTGTATGCTGGAATTATATTCGCTGGTAAGAAAGGACGTATATCATATCCTCTTTTTGTTTCAAAAATATTAAAAAAATCCTTAGAGAAATGTCTCTCAACAATAAACTCATAACTATCGTTAAAGATTCCACGAAATGTATTTCCATAAAAACTCTTAAGTCCTGTTCGATCTCCAAATAAATACGAATAATTATTTTTTACTTTATCACTATCGAAATGATCAACCACGTAGCTAGTTTCTTCAGTAGGAATTAAAACAGGCGACTCATCCGCAGGTAATGACCAAAAACCTATAACAATCCAATTTCCTTCTGGTGCTTCCCATTGCAGGATGTTTGATTCATGACTTATAAAATTATCCAAAATTATATGGGATTTTTGATTCAATTGAATTTGATCATTCAATTGTAAAAGAAATGTGGTTCGATCATTCTTCTCAATTTTGTAAGCAACAACAGTTTCAAGTTTTAAATGATTTAAGTAAATTTTTCCCCCTTTTAGAAAATTATCACCTGTGGCCATTTGAATAATTCCGGGCAGGTAAGAGGTAAAAGGAGGATTGGGATGTTCGATTTTTAATTGAATTTTCTTTCCACCACTGACAATAACCTCGCTATGCAATAGAGTTAGGAGATTATCGTCCAAAGTCAAGTGTCTACCTCCGGTAGGCCAACCACCCGTTGAATTCAGATCCACCTTCATGTCTTTTTTCTTAGCTTCATTCATAACTATTTTTAGATTATCATAATAGGATTCTGTATCCCAACTATAAACTCGATTTCGATGGACTTCATTCATTTTTGGATTTAAACCCATGATAAAAGGTTGTATCTCCACGCCAGCAATACCCACTTCGCTAAATTCTTGAATTTCTTTTTTTAGCTGGGACGGGGTTACATCATTACCTGGCCACCACCAACGAGCGAATGGACCAAATCGGAAATCTGGATTTGTGAAGTCCTTCAATTCGAAATTATATTTGGTGAATTCTTTTAATTTAATTTCTTTTATTAAGTCTGCATGATTATTGTCGAAGGGCGATGATACTAATTTAGAATTTGAAACTCTTCCATCATCATGCTGAATGATCGTATCTCTAATCTTTAATAATACTATTTGCAACGTAATGCATGCAAAAATGCAAATCGCAAATAGTATACTTAATGGAATAATAATATACTTTTTTTTCTTAAACATCATGTAAACTTCCTTTATTTATTTTCCTCAAAATTTATATCTTCTATCAATCTTTCTGTTAAATTATATGCCCCACCCCACAGCGCAGAGAGTTCGTCTAGTTTCGAGAACCTTATATGAATTTCTTTTGGAAATTCAGAATAAAATACACTTTGTATTCTATTTCTTAATCTTTTCAGAAATAAATCTCCAGCTTCTGTATAAATTCCATAGATGAAAATTGCGTCTGGATCAATTGTAACAATTAAGTTTGAAATCGCTCGAGAAAACCATTCAACAATTTCTTCCATTACTTTCACAGCCAACTGATCATTTGAATTCCAAGCTTCAAATAACTTCTGTATTGTGATTGATTTTAGTTCTAAATTCGAGAGGATTGAACTTGGAAATTGATTTTTTAAAGTGACTATCTTCTCAATAACTCTTGGAATTAGAAGAAGAGACTCAAAGCATCCTACTCCGCCACAAGCACAAGAAAAATTGACATTCGGCTCAATAATCATATGACCTATTTCACCAGAAAAGAAATGTGATCCTCGCTTTAATTTTCCTTCTGAGATTATCCCGGATCCCAAGCCTTCACCTGCGCCGAAAAGAACAAAATTTTTTTCTTTTTCTAAACAATCTTTCTTTTTTGATGCTTGAGCTATGAATCTGAATTCATTGTCTACAATAACATCGCAGTTTATATTGAGTTTTTTTGTAATTTCTGATATAACATTTATATTCTTCCCCCAATCAGGACGCCAGGGATTCAATATCCAAATCCCTAGCGAATGGTTGACTAATCCTGGTAAGGCTACGGAAATCCTTTTAATATTCTTTTTATCAATTTTATTATCCAGAATAATTTTATCTGTAAGATCAATTACGATATCCCAGATAGTTTTTAAACTATCAGAATAAGAGTAATTCTTTTTTAATGAACCTAAAAGAATCGGGCGAACACTGAAAATTCCCACATTAATCTTGGAGCTAGAAATATGTATCGTCAGGAAGTATTCTCTGCTATCATTAATCTGATAAATTTCTGGAGGTTTTCCTCCTTCCTCGCTTGAATCTCCATGACCGATACTTACAATTAATTTTTGAGATTTAAGAAACAATAAGCACTTGTGAATTGTTGTATGACTCAATCCAGATTTAATTGATAGCTCAGAAACAGACAAAAACTTCTCATTCCAAAGCTCCATAAGAATTGTTAATCGATTGGACCTTTTTATATGTTCTGGTCTATGTCCTTTAATTATTTTCGTTCTCATAATAAATATCTATTTCCTGACAAAAAAGAATCCTCTGAATTGTATCTTGGTTTTGTAGTTCATATTTTCAAATAACCAGTATTTAAACTTTGTTTCAAAACTAGAGACTAATTTTATATCCTATTCTATAAGTATCTCCACCAACTAATACTGGAAATGCGGGATAAGGAGAAAGTGCAAAAGTACCACCAATTGATTTTGTATAGGCTTTACCCATATTAGCGGCTAAAATTGTCTCCATTTCAAAGAATAAAAATCCTCGGCTTGAAATTTGAGTTTGAATTCCAACTAGCCAATTGAACCCGAAACCATTTACTAAAAATTTAGCATTTTCATAAATGATGGATGGTGATGGTGCATCATTCAAAAACTGACCACCCGGACCAACTAATCCTGGGAATGCAAGAGCGATAGTATCACCATCAATCGTTCCAGAAAATGTCCATCCACCTCTGAAATAATTCATTCCAAATCCTGCATATAGACCGCTTGATTTATTCTTATTATAAATTTTATATCCTAAATATCCTGGAATTGTCACCGCAGTATAATCCCATTCCTGCTCAAGCCATTTGTAACCTGCAACGGTGGATGAGGTATAACCTCCTGATATTTTTTTTGTGTAGTTAATATTCATTCGAGCAAACAGCATTTCCAATCCAAATATTCCTTCCACTTCATATCCCAAATTAAGATTGAGTCCATTCATTTGGCCGTTCGCATTAACTCCAACAAATCCGAGAGTAGTATCATTCAAAGACTGCAAGGATCTTTCTGAATATATTGCTGTCTGAGGTTTGAGAGATCCAGTCCCTTCAGAATTAGGAACATAAACAGCAGATTCTAATCCTCCAGTCGTGATGAGAGGACCAATTCCTCCGAGGTCAGACTGATAGCCTATACCAAACATTAAAAAGTAGCGCGAGCCACTTCTTGTTTCGTCTGCAAGTACAA of Leptospira sp. GIMC2001 contains these proteins:
- a CDS encoding porin OmpL1, encoding MFKKITNIFLAICVLLVTAISAEDAKKGPRSYLMFGIGTQLDLGQLGGTITKDGLDSARPVRSANGDIAGGTQKAIYSENTLVALNDTSLGAIGVKTNGAMVGLNLNVGYESEGLFNIESLFWRINVNYTQKVAGGYTTSTVAGYRWLEQEWDYKAWTIPAYIGIKLYNEKKDTAFYVGAGVNYFRGGWSVSGTVDGDTLAAAFPGIAGPGGSFLSDAPSPSIINENAKFNVNGFGLNWIVGAQTQVTNSGHLFFELETILSAALGSAGTKSAGGAAALSPYPAYPVVIGGQTYRVGYKIEI
- a CDS encoding methyl-accepting chemotaxis protein, producing the protein MSLYSKFSSHILAPYQHLDYLSRARAKYLLILQIVFSNVMFWGNLILLIVLPELAAKTMFIIVPAFAGLQVSLYLLYKNRYNTASIVFIVVQILAIMGGMISKIFVSPIQALSTYMFFSFSILSLCTLFAGVRLLSVASLMLVSTSTSLYFYCRNIVLPEFQDSFKLQYYDSLLGLIMIYSVGVLTIRIFRKNSHLIQLEVQRASDLNDFIKKNIKENSREVLSVSQNLANTVSSVSEQASHQVSTVEEIVASIEELEAGVNSITDKSINQESRMKESRSDVNQITTSNDLISNETNNILDKIDKMIERNQIAEKKITFMKDSMKSIRLSFQEMNKILKIINEISSKVNMLALNAAIEAARAGEAGRGFTVVADEISNLAERTSASIKGIDVLIKKSNEEILLGSDQVDTAVEEYTEVANAIRSIRELVAYLNNQAESQTMASEQLKQGVDLVMELSREIKNSTEESRSQTEIISRSMSEIGDFSNVLATTINGISVSSQNLSQLVQDLNIKIETHEREMAIRS
- a CDS encoding class I SAM-dependent methyltransferase; translation: MNQNPSKVKCPLCYNTNGIELYSRQPINREYYHCDKCELIFVSSFYHLDQETEKRRYEKHENSYENFGYIQFLNRSILPTLPFLDGKKIGLDYGCGPGPALSKILSNHGYEMHDYDPNYFPIFPKIKFDFLFCTEVWEHFYNPGIEIPKILSLLKPKSILSIMTLPWNRMHGSENFSEWFYARDDTHVSFFHEKTMEWMSIKWNLELLSHPEERVWIWKTP
- a CDS encoding LBF_0142 family lipoprotein produces the protein MGRLPLFLFITFLQISCAIADLRTDLLINGDVPADIQKKARDLLSDPIDPSLSPLKWSKVEALEFYMVDYWNSSLVRFFTPVPEPVQAMKVRLSLNNTNMDITFTDGSQRGKIYGLENGEPFVIEDASGKVFIKDSEVKVYLESLRLYLLLPTMLHKYESLAYLGEIGLGDHFYHEIFATNGSFEISENHDQYISYTRKDTGAIEFIQFTYRDVFDSYRGVIHYENYTLVDGKSIPMKIAITNSLLDEDFVHQFQIGSIQFLYKEPDYSE
- the zigA gene encoding zinc metallochaperone GTPase ZigA codes for the protein MSKKVSKLPVTVLSGFLGAGKTTLLNHILNNREGKKVAVIVNDMSEVNIDSALVQKGGAALSRTEEKLVEMSNGCICCTLREDLLLEVKDLAKQGRFDYLLIESTGISEPLPIAETFTFEDENGESLSQFASLDTMVTVVDAKNFLKDYKSLELLSDRKMAAGEDDERSIVDLLVDQIEFCDTILVNKTDLISDSEKNDLTGIIQSLNPDAEIIFTDHSKVSLDKVLNTGKFNFEKASQSPGWLKELRGEHTPETEEYGISSFVFRSRRPFHPLRFYDWLVLEKPWMVRAKGFFWVATMFDHAFMLSQAGQLCNYDAVGYWWAAVPKKDWNQDLEGIESIKESWEEPYGDRRQELVIIGKKMNQERIIETLEECLLTDEELTQGPEVWSLYDDPFSQQIEMTEMSA